DNA sequence from the Epinephelus moara isolate mb chromosome 3, YSFRI_EMoa_1.0, whole genome shotgun sequence genome:
AGCTTAATTAAGCAAATTTTAGACTTATAAAACTTATAACTTAAACAAATATATCAGTTAAGTCACATTGTGATTTTTACAAGTTGCAGGCATTTAAAGTACTGGATTAGAAACCATCACTGTTGCAATATGATTGAAAAGAATCTTTGGACATCTGAAAGCATTtacagctgctggtctactagATAACTGCAAGTAGTTTTTAACCACTAGAGGGGGCTGTTACGTCACACTCCTGTCAGAAATGTTCACATAGACTTCTATAATTAGGCCTTTGATACAAGAGTGGGACGTAATGCTGCAAAGGATGCCAtccaacacccacacacagaggGTCTTCTTGCTTCACAGGCAGATTTTCACACCAATTCAAACTGAAATTCATGTGACTACGACCCTCACAGCTTTCCTGGGACTCcaacaactcacatgtgaccttatCCACCCTCGTGTGACACTGTGTGAATGACCTACATAAAATGACTCTTGGATGAGTGGTACGACATCTTCAACACTGCATTAAAGGATTTGTCCTGAAATAACTACCTGACCTCGGCAATAAGAAAAGCAACGTAAAACAcgtgtaaataaatgttttgttcataATAAAATATAGTGGATTTCTATGTCAAAATGGGTCAGACTTAAAGAAAACTTTTATCAATCACCaaaaatgtaatggagtaaacATATTGGCTAATGGGGCAAAAAGAAGTGTTGGGATattattacagtatttttaaGTATACTGTATTTAATGTGTGCACTTGTTGTACTTGTTTCACATCAAAATACATACTGTGTAGAGCCAAAACATCCAACACGGTCACAATATGGTTAACATCTTACTTACTTCTTTTTAACTTTCTTCTCACTGGAGCCTTCTCTTCCTGgtctgtagaaagaaaaaagcaacagCTCTTTAAGGGAAATGTGGACATTTAAACAGTATGTGGTATTTATGAATATGTCCTCTAGATGGCGATAAAAAGCAACAGCATCTTCCTCTGCATATGACCGTTTCCCAGTACAGACTTCTTCACTCTGTGAGTACATGAGTACAGCAGTGGCTCCATTTAATGTGCAGACTGAGCTGTCTAGGTCAGGTCAGAAACTGCTGAGTGTTTTTACTACGCCATTGCACACAGTGTGTTACAACATGAAATCTCGGCTTATATTGACACCCTCGCTGTTTCTCTGATGAGCCAAATTCCCTGAATGACTAAGATGACCATGAAAATTATTTCAGTCTGGTCGCCCACCTCATTCCAGACTGTTTAGCGGAGCAGATAACTGTAATGCCAAAAGGTTTGAACACCAGCCTCTCTGACAGTCAGAGGCTTCTGACTTTTGAATACTGAGCTAAAAAGGTGGACACAAAAGAAGATTGGGCCGTTCAAGTGAACAAATGAGGCTCTTTTCTTCCGTGACAACCACCACTGAGTGCCAGAAAACTGTACACCCTTAAACTCCAGTCATTATCCTGACCCCTCTATGTTAGTTATCCAAAGTTGCTGTCAAATGGCTGCTGTCAAATCTTCCACAGCTCTGTTTCACCTGAAAACGTAGACGATGCTAGCACATGTTGAGATTAAGAGCTGTAATTACAGATTATTTGCATTGTCAATCATTTTTGCAATTAATTGATTAGGTTTTGgttatataaaatgtcagaaaatggcaaaatatgtttatcaaatatgtcctcaaatgtcttttttcatcCACAACCcgaagatattcagtttaccatCATAGAGAAGTAAATGAACtggaaaatactcacatttaagGTGCTGGAATCAGCaacttttgactttttttctttaaaaaaatcactcaaACCAATTAATCAATTGTCAAATTAATTGGTGATAAAGCTAATGGTTGACTACTAATTGATTAATCCATGAAGCTCTAGTCTAGAGTTGTGTTATAACCCATTTCACCACAAAACAGCCATCTGATTAAAGGTCTTTTTACCTTTTGCCTGGAGGGTGCCTTGGACTGGTCctctttttattctgtttatgtGTTTCAGCAAGTAAACACCATTCCTCCATTTTAAGAACCCTGGACAAACCCTCATCCTGTTCATGAGAAACCTGAATATGCTATCAGGAATATTTGGAAAGAAACTGGGTACTGTTGCATGTATACACCTTATCCCTGTTATTGAGCACCGCAGCCAAGTGAACTAACAGAAATTCAAACAATGGCGGCAGCAAGAGCGTCAGTAGAGCGATAAAGAAACAGAATCTTGTCTTAAAGGAGACCCTCCAGATCACCCACTGGCACTTTGTCAATCACTCATGTGTTAAAGTAGCATATAATAAAATCAGCAAAGAGACTCTGCCTAGTGGTGAACTGATAGAGACCTTACCCAGTGATGCTGAGTGGTTTGTTTTCATTCTCCTTCAGTTTCTTTTTCATCTCAACAGTTCTCGACGGTCTGTGCACGTATTTCCGCTTCCCTGTGCATTCGTAGGTCCAGTGTCCCATCTCCAAACACTTCTGGCATCgcacatgttgtttgtttgcctccctgtgtgtgacaacagaaacaaatcTAAATGAGGCTCAACAATGACACTCACTACAActctaaagagaaaaaaaaagcaattactGCTGCAGCTACACTTCCTTGTTGTTAGTTGTGTTAATTGTCAAGCTTTGTAGTTGGTGATGCTGTTGGAATGTTGAATGTTTCTGAAGATGCCTGCTTATATTTCAAATTAAACACTGTATGCTCTATATTTTCACCTAAACACTTTAGAAATTGAGATTGGGGAAGTTAAAACCAATCTGCAGAAGCAGACGGAGGGGAAACATTTACGGTGATGGTAAAGGTTCTGTAAACATCCTAGCAAAACTTTTATCTGTTTTAGAGATTTTTTAAATACCTTTTGTATTTGCTTGTGCGTGACTGGCTGTGTTATGTCGTTGTTGTTTATGCTGCTGCACTAAGGTCACTGAGATATGATCTCAGTGAGATGACCTGATTTTATAGAGGTCATAATAAGATAGAAAGCTTGACAGTTCCAATCATTTCTTAAGGTAAAACAGTTTATTGTTTTCTCTTAGAGCCTAAAAGTGAGAAAAAACATGGATCACCTAAatcagggatactcaacttgctttgcacGTGGgacacttttgcaaaatgacaggaggccagcgaccagttagaaaacaaacatttacaatATTTAGGCTACTAGTTAAAACGGATGTTTGCTGTCCTGACTCATCTTTTTCTTGAGGTGAATACAGTTACAGGAACCCCACACAGGGCAGGCGTATTAAGGGGTgcttctaggatttgaggacattggagGATTAGCCCAGACCTCTGTCAGGCTTTCCGGGGCATCCTCCCCTAGCACTTATTTTTAGTTAACAAACTCTATCACCTTCTTGAtatttaaagtacaaaaaatgcAAGTGtgaatcaaaatattttcattgagAATAACTGACAAATCAGTTTTCCTCAGCAGGGTTTTCCTGATTTGAGttcatattaaatataaaaatcgAGGGAAGGTCCACTTTATTTCTTCAGCAATATGGAAATTATGCTCATAAGTTGTCCAAGGCAAACAGACTATGTTTCTAATGGTGGTAGAGCACTCTTTCACTATATAAATGATATTTTATTGATGTGTGCACAAgtcagaatttcaaaatcatGCCAAAGTGATGCTGAACCAGCCCAACAATATCTAACTGTCCAGCTCTTTCCCCAGCATGGTAAAGTTATACATTTCATACAAGTGATTTATCTTGCCtaaacacatactgtaacagGCTATATGTCTATATGGAAACAGTATTAATGGGGTATTTTTCTATATAACTCAGTCCTGAGGTGAAACAAACATGGAACCAATATTTCAGTCGAAAACGTTTATAAACTCAGACTGTTAAAACAAACGGCAAGTTATTGTATCTTGGCATATCTTACACTTTCATCTCGCATAAATGGGAGTATCGACGATTACTggtttattaaaacataccagtCACGAGTTCAAAGactaaataaatgtttgaagaaagaaaacagtccaGCAGTTAAATAACAACCCTGTATGATAGAGAAAGACCGCGGCTCAGTCGGGCTCCCTTTAAGCCCTGCAGGGTTCGTAATTTACCTCCATTATCTAACACGAAGGTCGACGAGCTTAACgtaatttgtgttttaaagaCAATAATATTCACAAAACGATGAAAATACTACATCTTCATCTAGTTATATTAATTATACTCACGCTTGCCTCCTGGCTATTATTCTATGCATGGGAGTCGCCATGTTGCAGTTTACTTTTTCTTCTTCGTCGACATCGTTCCAGAATGTATTTCCGGTTCCCTTAGGGCACACAGTGCTCCCTATCGGCAGTGATATTTTACTGCATCTGTGTCTTATGAATAACTCGCtgcaattaattttctttttaaatccgAAAAGGAATTCAGGGAAAAAATAATTACGCAATCTAAATAGCTGTAAATtcacatatgttttttttttaaatattaatttatatGACAATGCAggacatgaaaaaataaatcaatcaaaataaaagttgtttTCACATTATCCCAGTAAATTGCCATGAGCTACCGGGCCCAAAAATCCCAaaagatgatttaaaaaaaaatctcaacaaGATAGGAAATGATAGGactatatacattttttttgtcttttctcttttctcaatATCTTTAGCTACTGTGCAAACAGTTGCTCAGGTTTAACATTTGGTTATCTATGTCACCAATGCAGTGCCCCCGCCCACCATTCAACTGTCATTACACCCACccatattttacttttttgtcagGGCTGAATGTATACATCATCGTTTGCCATTTCTATTTCATGGGTTCCTAAACAGTATTTTAATTCCACCAACAAAacatgttatatatttttattttgtaacaccAAAATGCATTATAAGTAATTTCTTTAAATGCTGTAAATCCCCAAAATTTTGGTTAATTAAAaggtcaaacacaaacacaaaggaaaatACTTTATGATACTATCATCACTtctaacaaaaaaatacaatagtTAATCTTACACGTCCCTGTTTTACTGCTTACAAACAGTATCTaagattcatttatttcattagaTTCTTATATTTTGACTTAGTTGgactgcatttgtgtttattgttttataagAGACTAAAGTAAAATCAATGGCTTTAAATTATTAGCCTATTCtactttgtaaaaacaaaaaacaaaagacaatgtAGTAAATAGTATcacaaaaacctaaatatattgtaaaaataaaatgtgtagcTGTTTTTGTCCACTCGGGCGTTTAAACTGTGTGGTAGGCTTGTAAAATATGACTTCATACTTTTAACACCCTCGTGCAGCACAGtctatttttgttttcccaTCTAGAGTTGATCCCAGGCGTCATCGAAACAATCAGTCGTTGATTTGTTAATGCAATTTGCATCTACAGAAAATCTTAAACCCCCAAACGATCTCTCAATAGCCAGAAATTTCAGGGTATCTCTCCCTAAATTTCGAATATCTGAGAACAGTCATTCACATGGTTATAGAAAGGTCCAGAGATATCTAGAACTACGCAAATCTCGCGATGACTCCCGACGAGAAGTCAGTTAGACCACCTTGCTGCTGCAGCCTGCCAGCACCAGCACAGAAGATCAGAGACACCGGTAGATAGTCAGCGGTGTGGATTATGACTACAAGTAGCCATACTTAACACAGTGCCGCACAACTACTCCACCTGACTTTTACCATCCTGGTGATTTTAAAGCTTCAGCTGTACGTCAGCTTTGTTTTTATAAGTCGAACTGTAGATAGCGTTACAGCTAGAAGACAGTCGGATCGCTGAAGATGTCAGTGGTGGGATTTGACTTGGGCTTTCAAAGCTGCTATGTAGCTGTAGCCCGAGCTGGAGGAATCGAGACAGTCGCCAACGAGTACAGCGACAGATGTACACCGTAAGTACCTAAAATAAAGCTATTATTTATTTGACTTGTGAGCGGATAGCTACAGAAGAGAGGGGTTCATTTTCTCTCAGTTGTTGTCTCACCGGTGCACGTGAACGCAGCTTCTCTGACTAGCTACCGTTAGCTGAACTTGTATCCCTGTGGCTATTAAACCTGCctgttagtgtgtgtaaatCAGTGAAACGTTTGTTAATATTTCCATAGCGAACTTGTAACCGTCTAATATTAACCTTTAACGTTCACATTTTGTTCACCCACCAACCATGGAGCCACAGCGAGCTAGCTGGTCAGTTAGCTAAGCTCACAGTTTCTATTACTGTAACTGTATAGTTTGGAAATAGGCTTTCGTTGCCCGGCGGACAGGAGCGGGCGGTGTTTCCCTCGCTCTAATCAGTGTAGTCGATATCTTGAAGGCGAGATCTCCGACCAACCGGTGTGCCCCGTGTGACAAACGGTGCGCCTTCGTTAGGTTCTCAGCGATGACGACAGCAGTTAACTGCTTGCTAGAATATTCTAGCAAGTTTAAGTGCCTGTAAGAGTTTAGCAATTTGTACTAAAGATatgtactgttattgttatttgtaGGATATGTATATGTTCTTTAAAGAATGGTGTTTTCAAGTTCATGAGCTCACCTCATGCGGCTGACACGGCACACTTTGTACCCACAGTGGTTATAGGTCCCGTCACCACATCCAATgtccaataaaaaaataatagtaattaatttaaatgaatCTTTGGCGTTGTTTCTAAGGTGTTGTCGTGTATTCATGTGGTATTAAGGAGACTTTTAAGATTGTAACAAGAATATAACCTGTTACAGCAAATTAATagactgtattttttatttgaataataattgaggtgtgttttcagatgtttttacctttttaaagTCTTGCAGGTTATGAAAATATTAGGAATATTATTAATACTAAGGCTTCAcgttttattaaaaaagaaaataatcgCTTCAGAGTTGTGTTTgtaaactgatttttaaaggaaaaatcagTGTGTCACAAAAGATGCTATTTTAAACTTTAGAAGGAATAAAAGGTCTAAAATAGGTAAAGTTCAAgtgcattttttggcactttgcactactacaaacaaaacacaaaccatACATAAAAGCCCTTTTAAATTAATGTAGAGACTGTTGAGCAAACATTAATATATTTTCCAGtacataaaaaagtcttaaaaaatcTTGCTTAGACCATACCCCTATAAAGGTTTGATTTTTCCCTCCCTGATGAGATAGAAAGGATAGAAAAGAACATAACACCTGTTTGAGTATTCATAATATGCTGACTCCCTGGGATAATCAATTTAGTAAAGGTGGGGGATGATAATGTTTCTGCTAGTGctgctttcttttttaacattatatCAGTTTGGCCTTTGTTATCTTGTGATTAACactcacaaaatgtttttgacattttcaagATTTAGTGTTTAATCAAAAGAATAGTCTGTTAATTAGAGTGATGAACGTTTCCTTTTAGAGGTGTTGCCATCCAACTAGTCCAGAACTTTCCTAAATAATCCTTTACTAATTAAccagtttttccattttaatgtTCCTCCATTAGTTAGTTTTCTTTTGTTCCTGTGTTCTTACCTTCACACCTCTAAAAATGAGCAAAAGAAAAACCACATCATACATGTCACTAGTCTGTTCTTGGTCGAGATGCGGCCCAGCATTTCCTCAGAGACTTGTTGTGTTGACCCTCTCCTCTTTTATACATCAACAACAGTGCTTGTGTGTTGACTGCGATTGCAGCTCTGACATCTGTGTTTGAAGGGATGACAATGACAGGCATGTTTTGACCACAGCCTTCGTGGATGCAGGTGGACTGACCACACCACTCCAGACTCACTGTGTGAGCTGTGAGATTGATAGTAACAAGCCTACATGCCGCCACAATACTTGTTTAAAACAGCTGTCTTTGAACAATGTTGTGATCTATTGTTAGTTAAAAAAGTGTAGTCTGCCATCAGTGTTTTAAAAGCTTTACTTTTACATTAGGGGCTGTTTGTAAGCAAATATCTTTAGAAAGCTGATATGACACATTGAATTTtgcttttctgcaaaccaaaacaaactgcTAGTGTTGCTACTGCAGACAATGGAAACAGTCTGTCCAGTTTTATATGGGTTGGGCTCTGAAATGTCATGTGTAGGCATGAGACTGTATAATAATTGACACGCAAGTAAATGTGGCTTGATTTGGGTGTATTCATTAATAGGCTGCTTATACAATCAGCTTAGACTGCTTGCTTGTGATAGCGTGTCAGGTTGTGGCTTAACATTTTCGTTTGCTTGCTTCCAGGTCATTTGTATCGTTTGGACCACGAAATCGAGCTATTGGAGCAGCTGCGAAGAGCCAGGTAAAATCGATTCAGTCGCCCTGTTAACATCCTCAGAGTTCCTACTAAATTGGATGCAAAAAAATGTAACGTCTGTCATCGTGTCCAGGTGGTGACCAACTGTCAGAACACAGTGCAGGGCTTCAAGCGATTCCATGGCAGGGCGATGTCAGACCCGTATGTCCAGGGAGCCAAGTCTAAGCTGGTGTACGACTTGGCACAGATGCCCTCTGGATCCACCGGTATAAAAGTAAGGTTGATAATATAATggagaaaaagacacaataatTTATAACAGAAATGTAAGGGTTGGGTTAGCACACTCAGCTGCTTTTATTAGCAGTACTGTACTGCACTGAAGGACAGCCATAAGAAATTTAACAAAGTATAGAAACAGAAGAGCTCTTTCCTGACTATATTGCTCCCTTCCTCTCTCACCTGGTGTGCTCCAAGAAGTGCCTCACGTAATGCTCTCTGCTCTGAATCATAGCTCTTCTACGTTATCCTCTGATTCAACCTTCTATGCTTTTATCCTTAAAACAGTCTCTCTTGTCTCTGTCTTAagctgttatgttttttttcttgacatttGTTCTATTCTAACATTATTCTGTGGTAAGAAATGATTGTTGTGCCGTGTCTCTGAACCTTGCAATCAGCTGAGTGCCTTAATCGGAGAAAAATTTTTTTGCTGCCAGCAGATTGATAGTGTAAGACTCAAAACGTACCCAGAGGGTATACAAAGTACACAAATATCAATGCCTGGCTTTCACACTACAAACACTCAGCCCAGCTTGTTTTTGTGCCCCTGCGGAGATAATTAACACGAGCCCTCAGAAGAAATGACAAATTGAGGAAGATTGCTTTAACCTGGTGTTGCCCACAAAATCACTCCTTGCATTTTCAGATTGCATATTTAGATAATATATGCAGCAGTGGCCTTTTTCATTGTCTCTAAATCTCACTATATATAACAGCTATTTATAGGGCTTTTAAACAATTTCCCTCAGGTGTAATAGTCTCCCTATTTTTGTCAACTCTAGGTGATGtacatggaggaggagagagtgttCAGCATTGAGCAAGTCACCGGCATGCTGCTGACCAAACTGAAGGAGACTGCTGAAAGTGCACTGAAGAAACCAGTTGCGGACTGTGTCATTTCGGTAAGCATTCCCACAGCAGTTTGCCGGCTTCAGCAGGGTGtctaaaaaaatctataaaactTCTTAAATAGGTTTGTCGGTGCAGTGCATTAGCTTCCTCGTGGTCTCCGTCCAACCTGCTCATTTTTATACCAACATATCTAATTGGATTTAAATGTCTCAGGAGGTGTTAATTTACTTGTTGGATCACTGCACGTAGCTTATTTTAAGATGTGCCATTGGACTGATGAGGCTTTTAAGAGACACGTGACTTGCTTTACTCCATGTTGTTCTCTGTGCTGAAGTGGAATAGTGCAGTGCATTTACATCCTGCTATTCTGAGTGGCAGCTATTGATGTCATCCTCTTGTGTTTTCAAGCAGTTTAGGTTTTAAAATGCCCACGGAAAGCTGCTTCCGAGGTGTATACATGTATTACCACCTGTTCATGTGACATTTTGAGCTT
Encoded proteins:
- the zcchc10 gene encoding zinc finger CCHC domain-containing protein 10 isoform X1 codes for the protein MATPMHRIIARRQAEANKQHVRCQKCLEMGHWTYECTGKRKYVHRPSRTVEMKKKLKENENKPLSITGPGREGSSEKKVKKKAKDGSDSSSDSDGSSSDSSSDSSDSSSSSSDDSDSSSDSDDDSSSSSSSSSSSSSSDSSDSGSSSDSDQGPPKKKKKKK